One genomic region from Flagellimonas oceani encodes:
- a CDS encoding S1C family serine protease: MKKIASLFLVSVFAGAITLGAYKLFFEKESYKWVTTQEETPFVTTSNLETSASGAGINEVDFTSAAEKTVNSVVHVKNMTMSSRGPSSIAEFFYGYERKSTPQVGTGSGVIISPDGYIVTNNHVIANSSQLEVVLNNNKSYEAEVIGTDADSDIALLKIDAEDALPYLAFGDSDNAKIGEWVLAVGNPFNLTSTVTAGIVSAKARSLSPTGAQSFIQTDAAVNPGNSGGALVNTNGDLIGINTAITSQTGSYVGYAFAVPSNIAKKVVEDIMEFGNVQKGLLGISAANTRSPQAIEMGLDELEGVYVAGVEEESGADEAGIMQGDVIKKVDNVNIGKFSELTGYLNSKRPGDVVQVTLDRDGENLVKNVTLKKQNSIILPATSFKVKNLTKEDKKKFGVSKGVKIIDVPQGYSRYGLTNKVIVELDGEPINNIDDAKQRFGQLSRYGRTSFTMINEDGEKEHMILQ, from the coding sequence ATGAAGAAAATAGCTAGTTTATTCCTTGTATCTGTATTTGCGGGAGCAATTACACTGGGAGCTTACAAATTATTTTTTGAGAAAGAAAGCTATAAATGGGTCACTACGCAAGAGGAAACACCTTTTGTAACCACGAGTAATCTGGAAACTTCCGCCAGTGGGGCAGGTATCAACGAGGTTGATTTTACCTCTGCGGCCGAAAAAACGGTGAATTCCGTGGTACACGTAAAAAATATGACCATGAGCAGTAGGGGGCCGTCCAGTATTGCCGAGTTCTTTTATGGGTATGAACGTAAATCGACCCCACAGGTAGGAACCGGTTCCGGGGTGATCATTTCTCCAGATGGTTACATAGTGACCAACAATCACGTAATCGCCAACTCTAGCCAACTGGAAGTGGTATTGAACAACAACAAATCATACGAGGCCGAAGTAATCGGAACCGACGCCGACTCGGACATCGCCCTTTTAAAGATAGATGCCGAGGATGCTCTTCCCTATTTGGCTTTCGGGGATTCCGACAATGCGAAAATTGGCGAGTGGGTACTTGCCGTTGGCAACCCCTTCAACCTTACCTCTACCGTAACTGCTGGAATAGTGAGTGCCAAAGCACGGTCACTTTCCCCAACCGGCGCACAATCCTTTATACAGACCGATGCCGCGGTCAACCCGGGAAACAGTGGTGGCGCTTTGGTGAACACCAATGGTGATCTTATAGGCATAAACACCGCCATCACCTCGCAAACAGGCTCCTACGTAGGCTATGCCTTTGCGGTTCCCAGTAATATTGCCAAAAAGGTCGTGGAGGATATTATGGAGTTCGGTAATGTCCAAAAAGGTCTGTTGGGTATTTCCGCTGCAAATACCAGGTCTCCACAAGCTATTGAAATGGGGCTCGATGAGCTTGAAGGTGTTTATGTGGCAGGCGTGGAAGAAGAGTCCGGCGCCGATGAGGCCGGTATAATGCAAGGTGACGTCATTAAAAAAGTGGATAACGTCAATATTGGCAAGTTCTCTGAACTTACAGGGTATTTAAATTCCAAAAGGCCCGGCGATGTGGTACAAGTAACATTGGACCGAGATGGCGAAAATCTGGTAAAAAATGTAACCTTGAAAAAGCAGAACAGCATTATTCTACCAGCTACTTCTTTTAAAGTCAAAAACTTGACCAAAGAGGACAAAAAGAAGTTTGGCGTATCCAAAGGCGTTAAGATTATTGATGTTCCCCAAGGTTACTCTAGATATGGTTTGACCAACAAGGTCATCGTTGAATTGGATGGTGAACCCATCAATAATATTGATGATGCCAAGCAACGCTTTGGCCAATTGTCCCGATATGGACGAACCAGTTTCACCATGATCAATGAAGATGGTGAAAAAGAACATATGATACTTCAGTAA
- a CDS encoding glyceraldehyde-3-phosphate dehydrogenase — protein MNNNLSYEKELAFQADRRKATTEFIKIISDLWYDKAIEVVLFKNQIIDKNVSDIINLHEYAGEFVQKPMSIFDSVEILRAINDLNLPPAKLDIGKLTYEYNSSQNAHLNVKAFVIDKLKGAQTSKAINPKDVVLYGFGRIGRLVARELMAKTGRGSQLRLRAIVVRGEMNKEVLEKRAALLKTDSVHGPFTGTVDVDMEKQALIINGTTVKIINANQPEDIDYTQYGIQNALIIDNTGAFRDNKELSRHLKSKGASKVLLTAPGKEVPNIVHGVNHKDFDPDKTKIYSAASCTTNAITPILKVIEDSLGIKKGHLETIHAYTNDQNLVDNMHNKYRRGRAAALNMVITETGAGSAVAKALPSLKGKLTSNAIRVPVPNGSLAILNLEVKNKTSKEGIDTIIKKYALEGDLVEQIKYALSNELVSSDIVGTSAPSIYDSKATIVAPGGKNVVLYIWYDNEYGYSHQVVRLAKYIAKVRRYTYY, from the coding sequence ATGAACAACAATTTATCTTACGAAAAAGAACTTGCCTTTCAGGCAGATAGACGCAAAGCCACTACCGAATTCATAAAAATCATAAGCGACCTTTGGTACGACAAGGCCATCGAAGTGGTTCTCTTCAAAAATCAAATCATCGACAAGAACGTGAGCGACATCATCAACCTGCACGAATACGCAGGTGAATTCGTTCAAAAACCCATGTCCATTTTTGATTCCGTGGAAATCCTACGGGCCATCAACGATCTTAACCTCCCTCCTGCCAAACTCGATATCGGCAAATTGACCTACGAGTATAATTCCAGCCAGAACGCCCATTTAAATGTAAAGGCCTTTGTTATCGATAAACTAAAGGGAGCCCAAACCTCCAAAGCCATAAATCCAAAAGATGTGGTGCTGTATGGTTTTGGCCGAATTGGCCGTTTGGTAGCGCGCGAACTTATGGCCAAAACGGGCCGAGGGAGTCAGTTACGATTGCGTGCCATTGTAGTCCGCGGCGAAATGAACAAGGAAGTTTTGGAAAAAAGGGCCGCACTCCTTAAGACCGATTCGGTTCACGGACCTTTTACCGGAACTGTTGATGTTGATATGGAAAAGCAAGCACTCATCATTAATGGTACAACCGTAAAAATCATCAATGCCAATCAACCCGAAGATATCGATTATACCCAATACGGCATCCAAAACGCCTTGATTATCGATAACACCGGAGCGTTTAGGGACAACAAGGAACTGTCCCGTCATTTAAAATCAAAAGGGGCCAGCAAGGTGTTGTTGACCGCCCCCGGAAAAGAGGTGCCCAATATCGTCCACGGTGTAAACCACAAGGATTTTGATCCGGACAAGACCAAAATATATTCGGCGGCTTCATGCACTACCAACGCCATAACCCCTATCCTAAAGGTCATCGAGGATTCCCTGGGCATTAAAAAAGGGCATTTGGAGACCATCCACGCCTATACCAATGACCAGAATTTGGTGGACAATATGCACAATAAGTACCGTCGTGGCCGTGCGGCAGCGCTCAACATGGTGATTACGGAAACAGGTGCAGGGTCGGCAGTTGCCAAAGCATTGCCATCGCTAAAGGGAAAACTGACCTCGAACGCCATAAGGGTTCCCGTACCCAATGGGTCACTTGCCATCTTAAACTTAGAGGTCAAGAACAAAACATCAAAAGAGGGCATTGATACCATTATAAAAAAATATGCATTGGAAGGTGACTTGGTGGAGCAAATCAAGTATGCGCTGAGCAACGAACTGGTCTCCTCGGACATTGTAGGTACCTCAGCGCCATCAATTTATGACAGCAAGGCCACTATTGTAGCTCCCGGCGGAAAAAATGTCGTATTGTATATTTGGTACGATAACGAGTATGGTTATTCGCATCAAGTTGTACGATTGGCAAAATATATCGCAAAAGTTAGGCGTTATACGTATTATTAA
- a CDS encoding tRNA (guanine-N1)-methyltransferase: MKHLRILFALALLIPALSLHAQEEESTEETDNSLRGQFEELERKSGNYRANGIQYEVVKITDLYKTKENVFDSIETANKTIKDLSATITANDAEIEDLNGKLQETTNKLNSVTEEKDSISFFGMLISKGTYNFILWSIIFGLLLLLLFFIYRFRNSNFLTQEAKSALAELEEEYQNHRRRALEREQKISRQLQDELNKQKK; this comes from the coding sequence ATGAAGCATTTACGCATTTTATTTGCCTTAGCCTTACTCATCCCTGCCCTGTCCTTACACGCACAGGAAGAAGAATCAACAGAAGAAACTGACAACAGCCTTAGGGGCCAGTTTGAGGAATTGGAACGTAAGTCGGGCAATTATAGGGCCAATGGTATCCAATACGAGGTGGTGAAGATTACCGACCTATATAAAACAAAAGAAAACGTATTTGATTCCATCGAGACCGCCAATAAGACCATCAAGGACTTATCCGCGACCATTACGGCGAACGATGCAGAGATAGAGGACCTGAACGGCAAACTGCAGGAAACCACCAATAAATTGAACAGTGTAACCGAGGAAAAAGACAGTATTTCGTTCTTTGGTATGCTAATCAGCAAGGGAACCTACAATTTTATATTGTGGTCCATTATTTTTGGGCTCTTGTTGCTCCTATTATTCTTTATATACAGATTTAGAAACAGCAACTTTTTAACGCAGGAGGCCAAATCGGCCCTTGCCGAGCTGGAAGAAGAATATCAAAATCATAGAAGAAGAGCTCTGGAGCGCGAGCAGAAAATAAGCAGACAGCTTCAGGACGAACTCAACAAGCAGAAAAAATAA
- the trmD gene encoding tRNA (guanosine(37)-N1)-methyltransferase TrmD, translated as MRIDIITVLPELLKSPFEASILKRAIEKDLVEVHLHNLRDYTTGNYKQVDDYQFGGGAGMVMMIEPIDKCISQLKSEREYDEVIYMTPDGKTLNQGMANEISMKKNIIVLCGHYKGVDQRVRDMFVTREISIGDYVLSGGELAAAILCDAVIRLLPGVLNDETSALTDTFQDNLLAPPVYTRPAEYKGMEVPKILLSGNFPKIEKWREQQALERTQERRPDLLEK; from the coding sequence ATGCGGATTGACATCATTACCGTACTCCCCGAGCTTTTAAAAAGTCCTTTTGAAGCGTCCATCCTAAAACGGGCCATAGAAAAGGATCTGGTAGAGGTGCACCTTCATAATTTAAGGGACTACACCACCGGAAACTATAAACAAGTGGACGATTATCAGTTTGGCGGCGGTGCCGGCATGGTGATGATGATAGAACCCATCGACAAATGTATTTCCCAACTCAAATCGGAAAGGGAGTATGACGAGGTCATTTATATGACCCCGGACGGAAAAACCTTGAATCAGGGGATGGCCAATGAGATTTCAATGAAAAAGAACATCATTGTGCTCTGCGGCCACTACAAAGGTGTGGACCAACGGGTGAGGGACATGTTCGTGACACGTGAAATTTCCATTGGTGATTACGTGCTTTCCGGAGGCGAATTGGCAGCAGCCATTTTGTGCGATGCGGTAATTCGATTGTTGCCCGGCGTACTGAATGATGAAACCTCTGCCCTAACGGATACGTTCCAAGATAATTTGTTGGCGCCACCTGTGTACACCCGGCCCGCTGAATACAAAGGAATGGAAGTGCCCAAAATTTTGTTGAGCGGCAACTTTCCCAAAATTGAAAAATGGCGGGAACAACAAGCTCTGGAACGCACACAGGAAAGAAGGCCCGATCTTTTGGAAAAATAA